Proteins from a single region of Oncorhynchus keta strain PuntledgeMale-10-30-2019 chromosome 20, Oket_V2, whole genome shotgun sequence:
- the LOC118399228 gene encoding UPF0500 protein C1orf216 homolog isoform X3: MGDSQSRSRSESSTRIESRSRRLESHSRRIESPARRSEFQPSKMLHQDRPVNPQYRGQGGTSSPLRILSNNSQQQGGKRKQGEKDSNFNFLGQDDDVMTGGDENRNQVRPRNLGPLGRDQPHLPSSSNHYGPGPLSPLSRLPCWSPLESLPEIESGDDGYGRVPPDGAEEGKIEEEMGRMSDDEKEKQDLGGGVMKQGVVVEEEAEEEEVEVEDPEEWGDSDSDFEFSYRSSGSLSSLNMESGGEGAGMGGWDRIGVGEPKPDHHQGGNQETPAAPAGPLTPSLTRKWDDKMERKRSSKPLRTGNSLLDGGALSDSDTDCGELPELEDAVWTLRDRERFKAQEMEKHQAQLTMYRRLALIRWVRSLQGRVQEQQNRLQSSFDVILDHRKELLRMGAATTATATASQS, encoded by the exons ATGGG TGACTCTCAGTCAAGATCAAGAAGTGAATCTTCAACAAGAATTGAGTCTCGGTCAAGAAGACTTGAATCTCATTCACGGAGAATTGAATCCCCAGCAAGAAGAAGTGAGTTTCAGCCAAGCAAAATGCTCCACCAGGACAGACCCGTAAACCCCCAGTACCGAGGCCAGGGAGGCACCTCGTCCCCACTGCGGATCCTCAGCAACAACAGCCAGCAGCAGGGGGGCAAAAGGAAGCAAGGCGAGAAGGACAGCAACTTCAACTTCCTGGGTCAAGACGATGACGTCATGACGGGGGGAGACGAGAATCGCAACCAGGTGCGTCCTCGtaacctgggcccattgggccgcGACCAGCCccaccttccctcctcctccaaccACTACGGTCCGGGGCCCCTGTCCCCGCTCTCCCGTCTGCCCTGCTGGAGCCCCCTGGAGTCCCTGCCTGAGATTGAGAGTGGGGACGATGGATACGGAAGAGTGCCCCCAGATGGTGCGGAGGAGGGCAAGAtcgaggaggagatggggaggatgagcGATGACGAGAAGGAGAAACAAGACCTGGGGGGAGGTGTCATGAAACAGGGAGTGGTGGTggaagaggaggcggaggaggaggaggtggaagtggAGGACCCAGAGGAATGGGGCGACAGCGACTCAGACTTTGAGTTCAGCTACAGGTCCAGTGGTAGCCTGTCCTCTCTCAACATGGAGAGCGGAGGTGAAGGGGCTGGCATGGGAGGGTGGGACCGCATCGGTGTGGGGGAGCCCAAGcctgaccaccaccaggggggCAACCAGGAGACCCCTGCCGCCCCAGCAGGCCCCCTTACCCCCTCTTTGACCAGGAAGTGGGATGACAAAATGGAGAGGAAAAGGAGCAGCAAGCCTCTGAGAACGGGGAACAGCCTGCTTGACGGAGGAGCATTGTCGGACTCGGACACGGACTGCGGCGAGCTGCCTGAGCTGGAGGACGCCGTGTGGACCCTGAGGGACCGCGAGCGCTTCAAGGCCCAGGAGATGGAGAAGCACCAGGCCCAGCTCACCATGTACCGCAGGCTGGCTCTGATCCGCTGGGTCCGCAGCCTGCAGGGCCGTGTCCAGGAGCAGCAGAACCGCCTCCAGTCCAGCTTTGACGTCATCCTCGACCACAGGAAGGAGCTGCTGCGCATGGGCGCTGCCACCACTGCAACTGCCACAGCCAGCCAATCgtag
- the LOC118399228 gene encoding UPF0500 protein C1orf216 homolog isoform X2: protein MSGSTPNDSQSRSRSESSTRIESRSRRLESHSRRIESPARRSEFQPSKMLHQDRPVNPQYRGQGGTSSPLRILSNNSQQQGGKRKQGEKDSNFNFLGQDDDVMTGGDENRNQVRPRNLGPLGRDQPHLPSSSNHYGPGPLSPLSRLPCWSPLESLPEIESGDDGYGRVPPDGAEEGKIEEEMGRMSDDEKEKQDLGGGVMKQGVVVEEEAEEEEVEVEDPEEWGDSDSDFEFSYRSSGSLSSLNMESGGEGAGMGGWDRIGVGEPKPDHHQGGNQETPAAPAGPLTPSLTRKWDDKMERKRSSKPLRTGNSLLDGGALSDSDTDCGELPELEDAVWTLRDRERFKAQEMEKHQAQLTMYRRLALIRWVRSLQGRVQEQQNRLQSSFDVILDHRKELLRMGAATTATATASQS, encoded by the exons ATGAGTGGCAGTACCCCGAA TGACTCTCAGTCAAGATCAAGAAGTGAATCTTCAACAAGAATTGAGTCTCGGTCAAGAAGACTTGAATCTCATTCACGGAGAATTGAATCCCCAGCAAGAAGAAGTGAGTTTCAGCCAAGCAAAATGCTCCACCAGGACAGACCCGTAAACCCCCAGTACCGAGGCCAGGGAGGCACCTCGTCCCCACTGCGGATCCTCAGCAACAACAGCCAGCAGCAGGGGGGCAAAAGGAAGCAAGGCGAGAAGGACAGCAACTTCAACTTCCTGGGTCAAGACGATGACGTCATGACGGGGGGAGACGAGAATCGCAACCAGGTGCGTCCTCGtaacctgggcccattgggccgcGACCAGCCccaccttccctcctcctccaaccACTACGGTCCGGGGCCCCTGTCCCCGCTCTCCCGTCTGCCCTGCTGGAGCCCCCTGGAGTCCCTGCCTGAGATTGAGAGTGGGGACGATGGATACGGAAGAGTGCCCCCAGATGGTGCGGAGGAGGGCAAGAtcgaggaggagatggggaggatgagcGATGACGAGAAGGAGAAACAAGACCTGGGGGGAGGTGTCATGAAACAGGGAGTGGTGGTggaagaggaggcggaggaggaggaggtggaagtggAGGACCCAGAGGAATGGGGCGACAGCGACTCAGACTTTGAGTTCAGCTACAGGTCCAGTGGTAGCCTGTCCTCTCTCAACATGGAGAGCGGAGGTGAAGGGGCTGGCATGGGAGGGTGGGACCGCATCGGTGTGGGGGAGCCCAAGcctgaccaccaccaggggggCAACCAGGAGACCCCTGCCGCCCCAGCAGGCCCCCTTACCCCCTCTTTGACCAGGAAGTGGGATGACAAAATGGAGAGGAAAAGGAGCAGCAAGCCTCTGAGAACGGGGAACAGCCTGCTTGACGGAGGAGCATTGTCGGACTCGGACACGGACTGCGGCGAGCTGCCTGAGCTGGAGGACGCCGTGTGGACCCTGAGGGACCGCGAGCGCTTCAAGGCCCAGGAGATGGAGAAGCACCAGGCCCAGCTCACCATGTACCGCAGGCTGGCTCTGATCCGCTGGGTCCGCAGCCTGCAGGGCCGTGTCCAGGAGCAGCAGAACCGCCTCCAGTCCAGCTTTGACGTCATCCTCGACCACAGGAAGGAGCTGCTGCGCATGGGCGCTGCCACCACTGCAACTGCCACAGCCAGCCAATCgtag
- the LOC118399228 gene encoding uncharacterized protein LOC118399228 isoform X1, with protein sequence MAAMARRLTGSRLISNFDSQSRSRSESSTRIESRSRRLESHSRRIESPARRSEFQPSKMLHQDRPVNPQYRGQGGTSSPLRILSNNSQQQGGKRKQGEKDSNFNFLGQDDDVMTGGDENRNQVRPRNLGPLGRDQPHLPSSSNHYGPGPLSPLSRLPCWSPLESLPEIESGDDGYGRVPPDGAEEGKIEEEMGRMSDDEKEKQDLGGGVMKQGVVVEEEAEEEEVEVEDPEEWGDSDSDFEFSYRSSGSLSSLNMESGGEGAGMGGWDRIGVGEPKPDHHQGGNQETPAAPAGPLTPSLTRKWDDKMERKRSSKPLRTGNSLLDGGALSDSDTDCGELPELEDAVWTLRDRERFKAQEMEKHQAQLTMYRRLALIRWVRSLQGRVQEQQNRLQSSFDVILDHRKELLRMGAATTATATASQS encoded by the exons ATggcagcgatggctagaagattAACTGGTAGTAGGCTAATATCAAACTT TGACTCTCAGTCAAGATCAAGAAGTGAATCTTCAACAAGAATTGAGTCTCGGTCAAGAAGACTTGAATCTCATTCACGGAGAATTGAATCCCCAGCAAGAAGAAGTGAGTTTCAGCCAAGCAAAATGCTCCACCAGGACAGACCCGTAAACCCCCAGTACCGAGGCCAGGGAGGCACCTCGTCCCCACTGCGGATCCTCAGCAACAACAGCCAGCAGCAGGGGGGCAAAAGGAAGCAAGGCGAGAAGGACAGCAACTTCAACTTCCTGGGTCAAGACGATGACGTCATGACGGGGGGAGACGAGAATCGCAACCAGGTGCGTCCTCGtaacctgggcccattgggccgcGACCAGCCccaccttccctcctcctccaaccACTACGGTCCGGGGCCCCTGTCCCCGCTCTCCCGTCTGCCCTGCTGGAGCCCCCTGGAGTCCCTGCCTGAGATTGAGAGTGGGGACGATGGATACGGAAGAGTGCCCCCAGATGGTGCGGAGGAGGGCAAGAtcgaggaggagatggggaggatgagcGATGACGAGAAGGAGAAACAAGACCTGGGGGGAGGTGTCATGAAACAGGGAGTGGTGGTggaagaggaggcggaggaggaggaggtggaagtggAGGACCCAGAGGAATGGGGCGACAGCGACTCAGACTTTGAGTTCAGCTACAGGTCCAGTGGTAGCCTGTCCTCTCTCAACATGGAGAGCGGAGGTGAAGGGGCTGGCATGGGAGGGTGGGACCGCATCGGTGTGGGGGAGCCCAAGcctgaccaccaccaggggggCAACCAGGAGACCCCTGCCGCCCCAGCAGGCCCCCTTACCCCCTCTTTGACCAGGAAGTGGGATGACAAAATGGAGAGGAAAAGGAGCAGCAAGCCTCTGAGAACGGGGAACAGCCTGCTTGACGGAGGAGCATTGTCGGACTCGGACACGGACTGCGGCGAGCTGCCTGAGCTGGAGGACGCCGTGTGGACCCTGAGGGACCGCGAGCGCTTCAAGGCCCAGGAGATGGAGAAGCACCAGGCCCAGCTCACCATGTACCGCAGGCTGGCTCTGATCCGCTGGGTCCGCAGCCTGCAGGGCCGTGTCCAGGAGCAGCAGAACCGCCTCCAGTCCAGCTTTGACGTCATCCTCGACCACAGGAAGGAGCTGCTGCGCATGGGCGCTGCCACCACTGCAACTGCCACAGCCAGCCAATCgtag
- the LOC118399228 gene encoding UPF0500 protein C1orf216 homolog isoform X4: protein MLHQDRPVNPQYRGQGGTSSPLRILSNNSQQQGGKRKQGEKDSNFNFLGQDDDVMTGGDENRNQVRPRNLGPLGRDQPHLPSSSNHYGPGPLSPLSRLPCWSPLESLPEIESGDDGYGRVPPDGAEEGKIEEEMGRMSDDEKEKQDLGGGVMKQGVVVEEEAEEEEVEVEDPEEWGDSDSDFEFSYRSSGSLSSLNMESGGEGAGMGGWDRIGVGEPKPDHHQGGNQETPAAPAGPLTPSLTRKWDDKMERKRSSKPLRTGNSLLDGGALSDSDTDCGELPELEDAVWTLRDRERFKAQEMEKHQAQLTMYRRLALIRWVRSLQGRVQEQQNRLQSSFDVILDHRKELLRMGAATTATATASQS, encoded by the coding sequence ATGCTCCACCAGGACAGACCCGTAAACCCCCAGTACCGAGGCCAGGGAGGCACCTCGTCCCCACTGCGGATCCTCAGCAACAACAGCCAGCAGCAGGGGGGCAAAAGGAAGCAAGGCGAGAAGGACAGCAACTTCAACTTCCTGGGTCAAGACGATGACGTCATGACGGGGGGAGACGAGAATCGCAACCAGGTGCGTCCTCGtaacctgggcccattgggccgcGACCAGCCccaccttccctcctcctccaaccACTACGGTCCGGGGCCCCTGTCCCCGCTCTCCCGTCTGCCCTGCTGGAGCCCCCTGGAGTCCCTGCCTGAGATTGAGAGTGGGGACGATGGATACGGAAGAGTGCCCCCAGATGGTGCGGAGGAGGGCAAGAtcgaggaggagatggggaggatgagcGATGACGAGAAGGAGAAACAAGACCTGGGGGGAGGTGTCATGAAACAGGGAGTGGTGGTggaagaggaggcggaggaggaggaggtggaagtggAGGACCCAGAGGAATGGGGCGACAGCGACTCAGACTTTGAGTTCAGCTACAGGTCCAGTGGTAGCCTGTCCTCTCTCAACATGGAGAGCGGAGGTGAAGGGGCTGGCATGGGAGGGTGGGACCGCATCGGTGTGGGGGAGCCCAAGcctgaccaccaccaggggggCAACCAGGAGACCCCTGCCGCCCCAGCAGGCCCCCTTACCCCCTCTTTGACCAGGAAGTGGGATGACAAAATGGAGAGGAAAAGGAGCAGCAAGCCTCTGAGAACGGGGAACAGCCTGCTTGACGGAGGAGCATTGTCGGACTCGGACACGGACTGCGGCGAGCTGCCTGAGCTGGAGGACGCCGTGTGGACCCTGAGGGACCGCGAGCGCTTCAAGGCCCAGGAGATGGAGAAGCACCAGGCCCAGCTCACCATGTACCGCAGGCTGGCTCTGATCCGCTGGGTCCGCAGCCTGCAGGGCCGTGTCCAGGAGCAGCAGAACCGCCTCCAGTCCAGCTTTGACGTCATCCTCGACCACAGGAAGGAGCTGCTGCGCATGGGCGCTGCCACCACTGCAACTGCCACAGCCAGCCAATCgtag